DNA from Bordetella genomosp. 13:
CGGCGTCGACCCAGATGTGCATGGTGGATGTTCAGGTGTGAGCCGGTTTCTTTATGGAGCTAGTCAATTAGACACTAATGGTACGGAAGTTCTTTTTATCCTTTTTCGACTCCCGCCAAACCTCAACACGGAGGTGGGATGACACCGGCCAAAGTGGAGCATTCGGTCGCGGGGTGCGCCGATCACGATGAGGTCGATCACCGATCGGGATCTCCTCGGTGCTGTCAAGAGGAAGCGGAACTTGTTCGTGAAATCGGGGCGCCTCTGCCAAGGACTGACTCAACCTCGCCATGAACTCAGGCGACTCTTTCGCATCGTCACCAATCAACACTTCGGCCTCGTTTGTAGCCTGCTCCGGAGTCATCTCTCCGCGCTGAACTTTCACAAACAAGCGCTGCAAAGCGCCTAGGGCCCCGCTACGCTTTCGTATTCTTGACTGCTCGAGGTCGCGCCCAAGTTGCTGCTCCGCTGTTTTCGCAAGAATATCGCTTACAGTGACAACTTGATCCCTGATGATTTGCAGGCCAGAAATGAAGGAGCCGTATTGTCCGATTCCGAGAAAGGGCGCCCAATGCTACAGCAATTCTCCCCTTGCCTTTGATCGAGCCCTCTTCAACTTCGAGCGAGAGAGAGTAGTCCGGAACAGGGAGATTGTCTTCAACGCTCTGCTCCCAGCGATCAAAGAGGTACAAAGAGTACCGCTCAAGCTGACGCTTCGTGAGGTTAGGTACTGCAAAGTAGAAGTCTGTTGTCCCAATGTCGATCATCTATGCATCCACCGCTCTATTCGCAACGTTTCGTAGAGGTTGAACATCTGGGTTGACCGGTACGTGGCGGAAAGGTGCTTCGGACGTACATCCGCAAGAATACGCAATTGCCTATGGAGTATCGCGTGGTGGAAATTTAGGCGCGGATATACCGTCGCTCTCGTCCGCTCTTTGCCGCGAGCGCGCCGTCGATGATGGGTCGCTGTCGATCCAAAGCAGACGCCCGGTGCTGGGAAATAGGAGGCCGGAGATCTGTTCTCGTATTACGAATGAGAAACGCTGTGTCTTGCGTGATCAACGTTGGAACCGGTTTGACTTGGTCATTTGGGTAAGCTCGCCGCCGGTCGTTCCAATTCGTGAGTCGCTTCGGCGCTGTCGGCGTCGACCGGCTGCTTTGGACTACCCCTCCATGTAGGCCCGCAATGAGTCCAAGATGGCCGCCATGCTATCCACATACTCCGGCCGAACGCCGAGTTCGCTGTCCAGATTTCCATCTTTGGCTCTCGTGGCGGGGCGCGCAGGCTTTGTCCTAACGTCGTCAGCAGGAAGTGTGCAGAAAAAGTAGCTAGGGAAGAGGGCTCTAAGCTCATCAGCGTTGGCAGCCTTGTCCCCATCAAACACCGCAGCAACCCGTGCAAACCCGAGTTCACTCAAAATCTGACAAAGGCGCTTGATATTACCGGCGCCGCCGGCGCCCCACCCAAAGAATGCACCTGGCATGTTCTTGCCAAGTTGATCGGCAATCTCGGGCAACAGAACCACGTCTTCCTGACCCTCGACAAGGATCAACCCATCCTCCTGGAAAAACAGCTCGCGTGCATCAAGCCCAAACACGTACGGGTTGTACACATTGCCGGCTGACAACGTCTTGATTGACCCAAGTGCCGTCGGGCCGAGCTGATGAACTTCAGTTCCATTGGCACCGGCGAGGACCCGAATTAGGCCTGCGCCATTTCTCAGTGCTTCCAGATCAACAAAGTATGGGGAATGAGTGGAGATCACGATTTGCCGATCTCTAGAGAGGTTCCGGATCAATTGCGCTAAACGTTTTTGCAGGGCAGGATGCAATGAAAGCTCAGGCTCGTCGATTACGACGACGTCATCCTCGATCGAGTCATACAGCGAATCGACGATGGCAAAGATGCTGACGATGCCTTCGCCCATGCCGTCGCTCGAGTGAGCGTTATCGGCAGAGAAGAACTTGAGAAAGTGTTGCCCCTGCTCAGATTGGTCGATCGACCAATTCGGGATGAATCCGAGTACCTCGGAGAGGTGCGAATTGAAGGCCGCCAGTTTGGCTTCATCGCTCAGGATGTTGAACAGTCGGAACTCGAAGCCGTTGAGCATCGGGCTGCGTTGTGCTGGCAACACTGAGGTTTCAATGTGCTGAAGCCGTGAAATAGGTGCTCTTACTGAAATAAGGATTGAACGCACGTCGTGATGGGAGTACGAATATTCGCTCTTTGGCCTTGTTTCCAATGCGTTTGGTCTCGCTGGATCCTCTGCGAAGCGAGTGGATGGATTCCTTGGCATCTCCAAAGACGTAATCGATCTCGACCAGTCCGATAGCAGCATGTCGGGCGCCGGCGGAGAAACTTGGAGCTTCATCGCCATTGCGCGCTCTCAGGCACTCCAGAATGGAGGACTTGCCTGCATTGTTGGCTCCAGTAATGATGGTGAGCCCACTGCCTTCTTTGCCATTTGGCACGGAGAAAGTCACTACTCCCCGATTTTTGAAGCCGCGATAGCCGAGAATGCCTATGGAATTGAGTGCCATTGCCATGATCCGACATAAAGGAAGTGCGCAGCCGCGAGGGCGTGTATAGAAAGCAGATCGCTGGATGGCCAGAACCAGCTGGATCGTCGTTCTAGACAATCCCGAATGTGCCTTTTGCCGCTCCAGCCGCCTCGACATGACCGAGAGAACGGGAACCGTCCTTCGGCAAGTGCACCGGAGTCTCAACTGTAACTGAAATATTCGGACATTCCAACGCGGTTTAGCGATGAAAGGTCAACTGAACGAGCGTTCAGGATGAATCGGACAAGGCTGGCCACTGACTGATTTTGGCCGATATGACCCTAACCCCGACTTAGTCCGGATCAGAGATTTCCGGCCCATTGAGGTTGGCATTCTGGCTGTCGGCCAAGTGCTGGCGCGCGTACTCGCCAAGTGCCTGGCACTTCAGCGCAGAGTGGGACGAACCCCGATATAGTACGTCCGCCAGGCGCCGATTCTCTCCTTGAGCATCGGCAAATGACAAGAAGCAATGCCTGTCACTCCTGACGGAACCGCCCATTGAAGGATCGCACCGCGCGTTATCGGCTGGTTTTCCGGGGCGACTGAAATCGATTTCCACTTTGTTCTCGTAGACCCGTTTGTCCATGGCTCTGGAGACGAACTCGCTGCCGTAGTAAGTGCAGAATGACCGTCAGCCAACCAAGGCGACAGGCATCCTAGGGTTTCTCTAGGACCTGAGGAGGACGCCGAGATGGCTGACGCTATAGATACTAGGACCAAACCACACCTTTGCCATTGATGGGGGTAAGCGATGAAAGCTGTGCTGATCGGACTGGCCAGCGGTGAGCATCGGCGCTTCAGGATGGCAAACAGCGCGCAGGATTTTGAACGTTTAGTGCAGTATGTACAGACCTGGCTCGGATCATGGCGAGCCGCGCTTGAGCCCACGGGGGATTACCATCGGCCACGCTTTTTGTTCCAGCAGCGGCCATCGACCCACAACAGGGTAGAGCGCCTCCAAAATCCCCAGCGCCCATGCCGGCTGGCGATGGCATTGAGCGTTTCGGTCACATCGGCATCTCGCTCAGATGCGGAGGCTGGCCGCGTGTAGTACGCCGCGCGCGCCAGGCCTGCTATGCGACAGGCACGCGTGATCAACAAGCGGGCTTGCACCAGCAGCTCGACCACCTCGCGCCTGGCCGACAGCGTCAGGATTTTCGGTTCAGAACATCCTTGATCGCCGAACTCTCCAGGGCAAGATCGGCGTACATTCGCTTGAGCTTAGCGTCCTCCGCTTCCAGCTCACGCAGCCGTTGCAGCTCGGACACCTGCCCGCCCGAGTAGTTGCTCTTCCACTGGTAATACGTGGCGTTGCTGATACCGTGCTTTGGGCAGCTCGGCGGCCGGAACTCCCGTCTCGCCTTCCGTCAACACCGCAACGATTTGGCTTTCTGTAAACCTGCTTTTCTTCAAGGGAGGCTCCGACTCTTGGAGCTCCGACATACCACTGGCTGATGTCTACGCAGTGGGGAGCTTACGACATCGCGTGACACCTCTCCACACGCAAACCGGCCTGACGCCGTCTTGGCGAATCCCACGAGCTCCGCCCCTTACCTGCGCAACAATTTACGTCTAGAATTGACCGTGTATAACGCCTCGCGGACTATGCCGCCGGCGGCTAACTTGTTGCAACGGAGCGTTCATGGCCGGTAAGGTTTTTCGTGTCGATGCGAAAGCAGTCCTAACGCTCGGGCGTAATAGCATTAAGGATCACACGACCGCCGTGGTCGAATTGATCAAAAACGCTTATGACGCTGATGCAGACACAGTAGAGCTATCGATCATGTCCAGCGCGGACGGCCACGGCCAAGTCCGAATTTCGGACAATGGACACGGCATGTCGGATAGCGACATTGAAAACGCCTGGCTGAGGATCGGATTTTCTGAGAAGGTCGAGAATAAAACTTCCGCACAGTTCGGGCGCAGGAAGACTGGTGAAAAAGGTATTGGACGACTGTCTGCTGATCGCCTCGGATCGATACTAGAGCTACGTACTAGGCGTAGAGGGGCCCGAGCTACCGGCATTCAAATTGATTGGACCAAGTTCGAGCAACCCGGAAAGGAAATCGGAGAGATACAGCTTCCGCCATTATCCAATTCCAATCCTAAAGTACCCAAACGCCGTATCGGGACAGTCCAGGGGTACGGGACCGAACTCATAATCAGTGAGCTACGACAAGAATGGACGGCCGCTGATATAGCCAAACTATATAAAGAGCTCTCGCTTCTACTTCCGCCGTACTCCAGCCTTGCAAAGACGTTCCTAATTCGACTCTCCAATAACATTGACGTCGAATATAACGGAACAATTCAGTTTGGCGGCAGCGCGAAAGGAGAGATCGAACTGTCGGCGGCCTTGAATAAAGAAGGACTGCTTTCCTATAGAATTCAGCACTTTTCTCCCGGGAATCGAAGTAAGCGAAAAACCGTCGCAAGAACTATTACCTGGGAGTCCATGGCGGCGGACGTACCCAAGAAGAAAGGCAAAGAATCGTATCAACTAGGGGAAGTGAAAATACGGTTGTCCTACTTTGTCAGGCGGGCAGATCTGCTGGAAGGAACCGGACTGAAGTTAAGCCAGCTACGGGCATATCTAGATCGAAACGCGGGTGTCCGTATATATCGCGATATGGTAAGAGTTAAACCATATGGCGATCCCGCTAGTGGAGAAGCTGATTGGCTAGGACTCGGGGAGCGGAAGATAAGTGACCCTGCCGGCGCAAGAAGAAGCAGCTTCAAGATTGGTCCGAATCAACTTGTGGGCGTGGTATTTGCCGGTCGCGACACGAGCCCTGAGCTCATAGACAGCTCCTCAAGAGAGGGACTCATCGAGAATGATGCATTTAGACAGTTAAAAACCGTACTGATGCGCTGCATAAACCTCATTGAATCTAAATACCATGAGATAAACAAGGAAAATCCGCGGCCGGGGACTAAAGCGGGACGAGCTAAAGCCTCAGTGAAGAGTCTAACAGGCAACCTTTCATCATTGACAGTAGAGCTATCCGAACTTCAAGGGAAGGTCGGTGACGATCTACGCCATGAGTTCGCAGCAGTTGCAGAGCAAATAAGCCAGGTAATCCAGCAGGCCCAGGCGACGCAGAGAGACATAGAAGAATTAGCGGATCAGAATACGGTTTTTCGCGGCTTAGCTACGGTAGGAATAGCGTCCGCGATCTTCGGCCACGAGACGTCCACTTCCATTATTCAGGCAGGCACCAAGGTCCGGATTGCACGCCAACTTATCGCAAAAACTCCGCCCGACATCCCCCGCATCTCCGAGCGCCTCAACGACGCGAGCGGTTATATGGACCGCATAGCGAGTTGGGGGAAGTTCTCGCTTAGTAGAGTCAATAAAGATAAACGCCAAAAGCGAAAAATATCAGTCTCGAAGCTCGTAGAGGAGATATTGAATGAACTGGAAGGGCCTATGAGCAGTAGTGATGTGGAGCTTAAGAGAATTATCAGCTTAGACGTTGAGGCTCGGACGTTTCCAATGGACGTCGAGGCGGTGCTAATTAATTTTGTGACCAACGCTTATCACGAAGTGAAGCGTCATCAAGGCGATCGGGTCATTCGCGTCAAACTATCTGAACGAAAGGTCGGGCAACGAGCCGGGTTCGATCTTAGCGTATCGGACAACGGTGACGGCATTCCGGCCGAGTTCACGGAAAGTATTTGGGAACCGCTGTTTTCTACCAAAACAGACGCTAGAGGAAGAGCAACAGGAACAGGGCTCGGCCTCGCGATTGTTAAATCCGCCGTCGAAGAGCTCGGAGGAGAGGTAAGCGTAAAACCAAAAGGTCCGCTCGGTGGAGCGCAGTTCAGCGCCTGGTTTCCAGGAGGGGTTTAATGACTCTGAAAATTCTAATTGTCGACGACCGGAACGACGTGAGATCTGACTTACGTGAGTTAATCGAACTAAATCTCCCAGACGGCACTGAGATCGAAGTCATTGATATATTCCCACTCGACGAAATCCGGGCGTACGCCTCTTTTATTCTCGAGCATGACGTATGCGCGCTGCTACTTGACGAGCAGCTTGGCGAACGGAAGAACCCTGAAACCGGCGCCCACATCTCATACTATGGCCATGATGTAATCGAGTGTCTACGCGATGCTTTACCCGACTTTCCAGTCTACATCGTGACCACCTTTGGCATCGCTTCCGACCTTGTGGCTAAGGAAGCAGAATTTGAAGATCTAATCGAGAGGGACTTGATCCTACAAAAGCCGGAGATGTATACAAATAGGATAAAGCGAGCAGCTTCTCGATTCCAGGAGGCAATGCATCGCCATTTAGAAAGGTTAAATACTCTGACCTTAAAGGCAGCGCACGGTAATCTATCTCCAGAAGAACAAAGCACCCTAGCTAGCATTAGACAACTTCTCGGGCTCCCATTCACTGGCGATTCTGACCTCGTCGTGTCCGATTTGATCGCGGAAGGGCGTTTGTTAGCGAATAAATCAGAGCAGCTGTTGGATAGAATTCTTCAAGGTCAGCAATGACAATGACTTGGCGACGAATAGACAAAACGCAGTCCCCTGTTCCCACATCTGGCGACTATCGTTCATGGAAACCATTACTTGCACGCGAGGGGCGACTTCAGTGCGTTTACTGCTGTATACCTGAGAGTCGATTCGGAGGGATCCGAAACTTCCACGTCGAGCATTACAGACCTCAGTCACTATTTCCGAGACTTCGCAACGACTATCTGAACCTTTTTTACGCTTGCGGAATCTGCAACGTTTTCAAAAGCGATGATTGGCCGGCGGATCACCTTCAAGGGGATCTTTCACATCCCGCATATCCCGACCCTTCTCAGGTTGACTATGGCAGCTTCTTGACGATCGACGAGTCAACCGGCGAGGTGAGCGGCTCGGGAATCTTGGGCCGATACATAGTCGAGCGGCTGCACCTGAATCGCCCGCAAATGGTAGCTATACGGAAGCTGACGCAATTGTTTGCGCGTATTGCGCGATTTCATGAGTCAATGACGAGTTTACTGGAGGAAAGCAAGATTCCGACCGAACTCAAAGACGACGTAATAAAGGTTCTGTTGGATATAAATAAACTCACATTGCGATATGCGACAGCTCGCCCTTACGCTAGCGATCAGCTAAGGTGACTTATCTAGGCCCGGCGGCTGGTTGCGCTCCTATTCTTCTCATAAGCGGCCCTCACCGCTTCCTCCATACTCGCAGCATCTGAAAGACTAGCTATGAAGGATACTGGATGGGGCAAGGGGAGTCGGTCGAGTTCAAAGATAGAGACATTGCTCGACCCTGATATAGCGCGAAAGACTTGATTGACGCAACGTGTGTTTAGCAAGGCTGCCAACAAGTTAGAGTCTAGAGCATCGTCGCGAACGGCCCTAAGCACTATGACGTGATTTTCGCAGACGAAGCCCCCATGTTGTTTGAGGAACTCGTTTGGCACCGACGCCGCCACCAGTCGGCTGCGCTGATCGCTTGAGGTCAGGCGCTGGAGAATTACTGCCTGCCCTCTGATGATGCAGTTTTCTGATCGGTTTTGCAATTGAACAAAACGTTCAGCACTTCGATGCCCCGCCGTTCGTCCATGCACAAATGTCCCTTCTGGAGAAATATCGGTCGCCCAAATAAGTGGCAGAACTAAACCGGCGTCTATCTCGGACGGGGACACGGCTAGCCTAGTCCTCTTGTCTCGATATGCGACCAGACTGCCTATGGTAGCCTGATATCCGTAGTCGCCGATTCTCGACCGGCTTGTGCTTACCAACGTTATCCACTGCGCATCCTCTGCGGATCTAGGTATAGGCCACGGATTACCGTAGGAAGGCATGGCAAGGTGTCCCACTACCGTAAACTTGCCCCCGCTTTCCAGCAAGTTTATCTCGGTGGCAGATTTTGTCGGACGACGATTATCCCTCACCTTAAGAATGGTAACCGCGGTCTCTTGCTCCACGTTCATGAAGACCGATTTTCTGTCGCTCAGCATATCGATTTGTAGCGCGTCGCAACTCGCAAGTAACTTCTCGCGCAGAAGCATGAACGATCGACCGGACAAAAAGCTGGTCGGAGTAAGCAAGCCGATTAGGCCACCTTCCGCTACGAGTTGGAGAGCTCTATTCATGAAAAGCCCATAAACGTTCGGCTGCCCGTCAATCACATCACTATGCAGAGGGCGATAACGGGTTACCTCCGACCGCTTTAGCTTTCGGTACGGCGGATTCAAGGCGAGGACATGGGGCTTGAGACTACGCAGGCTTGAAGCAGTTAGCCCATCACCGCAACACAGTCGAATTTGTGGCTTAACACCGGTCGCTTCAATCAAAGGATAAAGTGACATTCCAAGGAAGGTGCTTGATAGCTGGAGCAGCAATGGGTCTAGATCATTACCCGAAAGGTTTTTTTCGATCCTCTCTATCTGTTTTTTTGGACTGACTCCGGCATTCGTCAGCTCTTTCGTCATGCGCTGCGCTATAGGCACTAGAAAGGCGGCACCTCCACATGCAGGGTCATGCCAATGGTGCCCGGTAAGCGACGCCCCATGCTTGAGAAGGTTATCGATTACGCGCTCTGCCATCATAGGTGGCGTAAAGAACAGCGCCTGTTGAGCCTGTGCCGTTTCACCCACCCACAGCGCATACGCGCTGGCCAGCCAAAACGCGGCCTCATTGAATGGCTGCTCCAATAGCCAATCAACGAACTCGCGTACAGCCTTATCCTTTATTAGTGCCACGCACGCAAACGGCACCTTATCAGGCAGAAGAAGAGGAAAGCGCTTCTCACACCAGAGATACAGTATGGCGAGTACTAATCGTCGCGGATTTTTCGGCTGGCTGCTTGCGAAGGTTCGAAGTCTACTAACTTGTCGGCGAAACTTTAAACGAGCAGCAGGGATCACCATCATCCGGAATGTGTTATTTTGATTGTCAAACGCCAGAGCAATTAGTGCTTATTTTGCGTGGACCCTTCATTCGTTGACAGCCTTCTTTTCACCGTCGGCACAGCGCCGGTTTATTCGTTGAGCATGCTAAGTAACCAATCGAGCAATCGCAACGTCTAGACTTCGTGACCGCGGTCCTTTGCATAGAGGAAAGGCCGGCCAACCACGATACAGCACAGCACTATATACAGCAGCGCCGCCGCTTAGTGGTATCTACGAGATCAAAACGGAATATCGTCATCCATATCCGCCAAATTAGCTCCACCCGCCGGCGCAGCCGCGGGCGCCGCCGGCCTCTGCGGAGCCGGACGCGAAGCCGGCGCAGCCCGCTGCTGACGCGGCGCACCGCCTTCCTCGAACCCGCCGCCTCCACCGTAGCCGCCCTCACCGCCACCTTCACGCCCACCCAGCATCTGCATCTGGTCAGCGACGATCTCGGTGCTGTAGCGGTCCGCACCCGTATCCTTATCCTGCCACTTGCGCGTCTTCAAGCGCCCTTCGATATACACCGACCGGCCCTTGCGCAGGTACTCGCCGGCGATCTCAGCCAGCCGGTTGTACATGACGACCCGGTGCCACTCCGTTTCTTCCCGCTTCTCGCCCGACGCCTTGTCCTTCCACTGCGAGGTGGTTGCGATGGAGACGTTGCAGATGGCCGCGCCGTCCGGGCTGTAGCGCACTTCTGGGTCGCGACCCAGGTTGCCGACGATGATGACTTTATTGACCGATGCCATGCCGATACCCCTGTGTATTGGCCACCCGGCCGCGGGCGCGGCGGGGTGTACAACAACAACTAAGATGTTCCTAAGACCTGCTTCATGAAACACGCCGGTCTGCGGAAACGAAGACCGGCGCACTAAAGAAGCCCTGATTGAGCGTCATTATCGGCGATAAGCCGGGCAACCTCAAACGGCCACCGTGCCCAAACCATCACGCCTCAAAGGGCCGGATCACACGGTGCCGAGCCAGCAGCAACGCCCGCCGACGCACAGCCGCAGCCGCAACCAGCCACAGCACGCACCACCCTACTGCTCCACTTTCGCCCCCACCGCCTTCATCCCCCACCCCACCACCAACCAAGCAACCGCCAACCCCGCCGCCAGCCAGAACACTCCCGCCGCCCCCGCCTGCGAAGCCATCCACCCGCCCAACGCCCCGCCGCTAAACAACCCCGCCGCCTGCGCAGTGTTGTAGTACCCCAGCGCCAGCCCCTTGTACGCCGCCGGCGCCATGCGCGACACCAGCGAAGGCTGCAGCGCCTCCAGCACGTTGAACGCCACGAAGAACCCGGTCAGCCCCACCGCCAGCGGGTAGAACCCATGCGACGCCGCGGGCAGCAGCGCACACACGGCCGCCAACCCGGCCACGCACCACAGCAGCGCCCCGCGATGCGCGCGTCGCTTCTCGGCCACGAACACCACCGGCACCATCAGCACGAAAGACACCAGGATGATGGGCAGGTACACCTTCCACAGTTCCTGCGTGGCCAGCCCGCCCGCCTGCGCCAGCAAGGCCGGCGACACGACGAACAACGACACCTGGATGAAGTGCAGGCAGTACACGCCGAAGTTCAGCCGCAGCAGGTCGCCATGCAGCAGCACCGCCCCCGGGCGCTCGGCGCGCATGTTGCGCGACGATCCCAGCGGCACCACGGGCACGACCCAGCGCGCCACGGCGATACTGGCCACGCCCAGGCAGGCGATGGTCCAGAACAATCCCGGCAGGCCCCACCAGCCCACCAGCAGCGGCCCCAATATCAGCGACAGCGCGAACGACAGCCCGATGGATCCGCCCACCATGGCCATAGCACGGGTGCGCACCTCGTCGCGCGTGGAATCGGCCAGCCAGGCCGTGACGGCCGCTGAGATGGCGCCGGCGCCCTGTATGGCGCGGCCGATGGTGATCCAGAACACGTCGTCCGCCAGCGCGCACACCACGCTGCCGGCCACGAACAACAGCAGGCCGAACAGCACCACGGGGCGGCGCCCCCAGCGGTCGGAAGCCAGGCCGAACGGAATCTGCATCACGGCCTGGGTCAGGCCATACATGCCCAGGGCCAGGCCGACGCGTGCCGGGTCCTCTCCGCCGGGAAGCCCACGCGCCGCCACGGCGAACACGGGCAGCAGCAGAAACAACCCCAGCATGCGACAGGCGAACAGGCCGGCCAGCGCCACGCTGGCGCGGCGCTCGGATGGGGTCAGTTTCAGCTTGGGGACGGCCGGCATGCGGTCAATTTGTAGTTATGCGGGTGCCTGCGGCAGCGCGCCAGCCGGCATGGGCAGGCGCGCCGCCGACTCCGGACGAGGCCCGCCCCTTGCACGCGGCGGGATGACGTCCGAACGCGCGAAGGTTCGGCGCGCTATAGTACCAAGTTGGCCTTTGAAACTGCTTAATCCGCCCAGGATGCCGATGGATGCGATTCGAATAAGGGGTGCGCGCACCCACAACCTGAAGAACGTATCGCTGGACCTGCCGCGCCACCAGCTGGTGGTCGTGACGGGCCTGTCCGGATCGGGCAAGTCCTCGCTGGCATTCGACACCCT
Protein-coding regions in this window:
- a CDS encoding ATP-dependent nuclease; its protein translation is MRSILISVRAPISRLQHIETSVLPAQRSPMLNGFEFRLFNILSDEAKLAAFNSHLSEVLGFIPNWSIDQSEQGQHFLKFFSADNAHSSDGMGEGIVSIFAIVDSLYDSIEDDVVVIDEPELSLHPALQKRLAQLIRNLSRDRQIVISTHSPYFVDLEALRNGAGLIRVLAGANGTEVHQLGPTALGSIKTLSAGNVYNPYVFGLDARELFFQEDGLILVEGQEDVVLLPEIADQLGKNMPGAFFGWGAGGAGNIKRLCQILSELGFARVAAVFDGDKAANADELRALFPSYFFCTLPADDVRTKPARPATRAKDGNLDSELGVRPEYVDSMAAILDSLRAYMEG
- a CDS encoding AAA family ATPase — translated: MALNSIGILGYRGFKNRGVVTFSVPNGKEGSGLTIITGANNAGKSSILECLRARNGDEAPSFSAGARHAAIGLVEIDYVFGDAKESIHSLRRGSSETKRIGNKAKERIFVLPSRRAFNPYFSKSTYFTASAH
- a CDS encoding transposase is translated as MSNATYYQWKSNYSGGQVSELQRLRELEAEDAKLKRMYADLALESSAIKDVLNRKS
- a CDS encoding sensor histidine kinase, which encodes MAGKVFRVDAKAVLTLGRNSIKDHTTAVVELIKNAYDADADTVELSIMSSADGHGQVRISDNGHGMSDSDIENAWLRIGFSEKVENKTSAQFGRRKTGEKGIGRLSADRLGSILELRTRRRGARATGIQIDWTKFEQPGKEIGEIQLPPLSNSNPKVPKRRIGTVQGYGTELIISELRQEWTAADIAKLYKELSLLLPPYSSLAKTFLIRLSNNIDVEYNGTIQFGGSAKGEIELSAALNKEGLLSYRIQHFSPGNRSKRKTVARTITWESMAADVPKKKGKESYQLGEVKIRLSYFVRRADLLEGTGLKLSQLRAYLDRNAGVRIYRDMVRVKPYGDPASGEADWLGLGERKISDPAGARRSSFKIGPNQLVGVVFAGRDTSPELIDSSSREGLIENDAFRQLKTVLMRCINLIESKYHEINKENPRPGTKAGRAKASVKSLTGNLSSLTVELSELQGKVGDDLRHEFAAVAEQISQVIQQAQATQRDIEELADQNTVFRGLATVGIASAIFGHETSTSIIQAGTKVRIARQLIAKTPPDIPRISERLNDASGYMDRIASWGKFSLSRVNKDKRQKRKISVSKLVEEILNELEGPMSSSDVELKRIISLDVEARTFPMDVEAVLINFVTNAYHEVKRHQGDRVIRVKLSERKVGQRAGFDLSVSDNGDGIPAEFTESIWEPLFSTKTDARGRATGTGLGLAIVKSAVEELGGEVSVKPKGPLGGAQFSAWFPGGV
- a CDS encoding Eco57I restriction-modification methylase domain-containing protein is translated as MMVIPAARLKFRRQVSRLRTFASSQPKNPRRLVLAILYLWCEKRFPLLLPDKVPFACVALIKDKAVREFVDWLLEQPFNEAAFWLASAYALWVGETAQAQQALFFTPPMMAERVIDNLLKHGASLTGHHWHDPACGGAAFLVPIAQRMTKELTNAGVSPKKQIERIEKNLSGNDLDPLLLQLSSTFLGMSLYPLIEATGVKPQIRLCCGDGLTASSLRSLKPHVLALNPPYRKLKRSEVTRYRPLHSDVIDGQPNVYGLFMNRALQLVAEGGLIGLLTPTSFLSGRSFMLLREKLLASCDALQIDMLSDRKSVFMNVEQETAVTILKVRDNRRPTKSATEINLLESGGKFTVVGHLAMPSYGNPWPIPRSAEDAQWITLVSTSRSRIGDYGYQATIGSLVAYRDKRTRLAVSPSEIDAGLVLPLIWATDISPEGTFVHGRTAGHRSAERFVQLQNRSENCIIRGQAVILQRLTSSDQRSRLVAASVPNEFLKQHGGFVCENHVIVLRAVRDDALDSNLLAALLNTRCVNQVFRAISGSSNVSIFELDRLPLPHPVSFIASLSDAASMEEAVRAAYEKNRSATSRRA
- the ssb gene encoding single-stranded DNA-binding protein; its protein translation is MASVNKVIIVGNLGRDPEVRYSPDGAAICNVSIATTSQWKDKASGEKREETEWHRVVMYNRLAEIAGEYLRKGRSVYIEGRLKTRKWQDKDTGADRYSTEIVADQMQMLGGREGGGEGGYGGGGGFEEGGAPRQQRAAPASRPAPQRPAAPAAAPAGGANLADMDDDIPF
- a CDS encoding MFS transporter codes for the protein MPAVPKLKLTPSERRASVALAGLFACRMLGLFLLLPVFAVAARGLPGGEDPARVGLALGMYGLTQAVMQIPFGLASDRWGRRPVVLFGLLLFVAGSVVCALADDVFWITIGRAIQGAGAISAAVTAWLADSTRDEVRTRAMAMVGGSIGLSFALSLILGPLLVGWWGLPGLFWTIACLGVASIAVARWVVPVVPLGSSRNMRAERPGAVLLHGDLLRLNFGVYCLHFIQVSLFVVSPALLAQAGGLATQELWKVYLPIILVSFVLMVPVVFVAEKRRAHRGALLWCVAGLAAVCALLPAASHGFYPLAVGLTGFFVAFNVLEALQPSLVSRMAPAAYKGLALGYYNTAQAAGLFSGGALGGWMASQAGAAGVFWLAAGLAVAWLVVGWGMKAVGAKVEQ